ATTTTCCAGAACATTTCTTGCTCACCGTATAGACACATACGCTTCCGCTCAAAACAATCTGGTTTACCCCATCCCTCAAGCACCTGATCCGCTCTCGCTACGATTCAATAATTCCAACTACAAAATCAACGCTAAGTTTTTATTCGCTTGCCAAATCCCGCCCTGAAAGGCCAGGGGGTACGCTTATTATATGTACTCATATCAAGCCTGAACTTTAGACAACAATGTAACCGATTACCATTTGGAATATTGAGGTAAGATAAACTGGTTCTCTTTTGTTCGTGGGCGAGTAACTCTCAGGCCCAACGAGGAGGCCTGGTTATAGGCTTACCATGATGGGTCCAAAAGACTTCTCGCCTGCCCCCTATATCCATACTTTACAAAACCAGATAAGGGGAACTCGTTTGAGCGAATATCCTTTTATCAAATTCTTTGCTGAAAAAACGGAAGGTGTTACGTCCGGCGTTCTTAGCCTTATACATCGCTTGGTCTGCATTCTTAATCAGGACGATTACTTCCTCGCCGTCACTAGGTGTGATCGTGATTCCCATACTGATACCGACAGAGACCTTATGTCCTTCAACCTTGAAAGAATGAGATAACCTTCTGATGATTTTCTTAGCCACATTTGCGACCTATCTTCTCCCTGTAGTATTTGACAGGACGATGAGAAATTCATCACCACCGGCACGAGCAACGGTGTCCGTCTCACGGACACAGGAGAG
The Candidatus Manganitrophaceae bacterium genome window above contains:
- a CDS encoding diguanylate cyclase, translated to MAKKIIRRLSHSFKVEGHKVSVGISMGITITPSDGEEVIVLIKNADQAMYKAKNAGRNTFRFFSKEFDKRIFAQTSSPYLVL